A single window of Ischnura elegans chromosome 8, ioIscEleg1.1, whole genome shotgun sequence DNA harbors:
- the LOC124163690 gene encoding actin-binding Rho-activating protein-like isoform X1, which translates to MEKDAVADLLKQPLDKRYCHGLTDKVKMFQNKAETHQQSQEKNPFSAQWLQKDRKGVGANYAPKKGDPEYGRPPSGSKTEFRGLKAHSHVTKEMLELCEIIHENAEYSDGELDGISFGELFKIYTNISNKVVGILLRGRKHQFLHFEGETLFQRRDDDKIIFLLKPIAEIREIFHSHKEDE; encoded by the exons ATGGAGAAAGACGCAGTTGCCGATTTGCTG AAGCAGCCACTGGATAAGCGGTATTGCCATGGCCTAACAGATAAAGTGAAGATGTTTCAGAATAAGGCTGAAACCCATCAACAATCACAAGAGAAGAATCCTTTTTCAGCACAGTGGCTGCAAAAGGATCGAAAAGGAGTCGGGGCAAATTATGCACCTAAAAAAGGAGACCCAGAGTATGGAAG GCCTCCATCTGGATCCAAAACTGAATTCAGAGGGCTCAAAGCACATTCCCATGTTACCAAAGAGATGCTTGAGTTGTGTGAAATCATCCATGAGAATGCTGAATACTCTGATGGAGAACTAGATGGAATATCATTTGGAGAACTTTTCAAG ATCTACACAAACATATCCAACAAAGTTGTTGGAATTCTTCTCAGAGGGCGAAAGCATCAGTTCCTTCATTTTGAAGGGGAGACACTCTTCCAG AGAAGAGATGACGACAAAATCATCTTCCTCCTGAAGCCCATCGcagaaataagagagatattccACAGTCACAAAGAGGATGAATAA
- the LOC124163690 gene encoding actin-binding Rho-activating protein-like isoform X2, with translation MKQPLDKRYCHGLTDKVKMFQNKAETHQQSQEKNPFSAQWLQKDRKGVGANYAPKKGDPEYGRPPSGSKTEFRGLKAHSHVTKEMLELCEIIHENAEYSDGELDGISFGELFKIYTNISNKVVGILLRGRKHQFLHFEGETLFQRRDDDKIIFLLKPIAEIREIFHSHKEDE, from the exons ATG AAGCAGCCACTGGATAAGCGGTATTGCCATGGCCTAACAGATAAAGTGAAGATGTTTCAGAATAAGGCTGAAACCCATCAACAATCACAAGAGAAGAATCCTTTTTCAGCACAGTGGCTGCAAAAGGATCGAAAAGGAGTCGGGGCAAATTATGCACCTAAAAAAGGAGACCCAGAGTATGGAAG GCCTCCATCTGGATCCAAAACTGAATTCAGAGGGCTCAAAGCACATTCCCATGTTACCAAAGAGATGCTTGAGTTGTGTGAAATCATCCATGAGAATGCTGAATACTCTGATGGAGAACTAGATGGAATATCATTTGGAGAACTTTTCAAG ATCTACACAAACATATCCAACAAAGTTGTTGGAATTCTTCTCAGAGGGCGAAAGCATCAGTTCCTTCATTTTGAAGGGGAGACACTCTTCCAG AGAAGAGATGACGACAAAATCATCTTCCTCCTGAAGCCCATCGcagaaataagagagatattccACAGTCACAAAGAGGATGAATAA